One genomic window of Streptomonospora nanhaiensis includes the following:
- a CDS encoding UvrD-helicase domain-containing protein, translated as MSSSRTASPLLEGLNAPQREAVTHAGSPLLIVAGAGSGKTRVLTHRIAYLLAERGVRPGEVLAITFTNKAAAEMKERIEALLGGRVANAMWVMTFHSACVRILRREAGRLGYPSSFTIYDAADSRRLMQLVCKELDLDPKRFPPKSFSAQVSNLKNELVDYDTFSEQAQSAQDKKLAEAYTLYQRRLHEAGAMDFDDLIMITVNLLQMFPEVAEHYRRRFRHVMVDEYQDTNHAQYELVRLLVGEDTPGAAVPASELCVVGDADQSIYAFRGATIRNILEFERDYPQARTILLEQNYRSTQTILSAANAVIERNSDRPPKNLWSEQGHGPAIVGYVADNEHDEAAFVVQEIDRLTDDGACSPGQVAVFYRTNAQSRVFEDVFIRTGLPYRIVGGVRFYERKEIRDILAYLRVIANPEDTVSLRRILNVPKRGIGDRAEETIELFAARERISFARALRRAEDAVPVLATRSLNAIRDFVALLDELREIAEEGSPAEIVEAVLERTGYLSELANSKDIQDESRVENLEEFVEVAREFESTFTGPLYAEDEDADIAQAESGEAAPPAERTGGTGGTEGAQDGAGDGPRPEAPEPTLVDFLEQISLVADTDQIPDADDSGGVVTLMTLHSAKGLEFPVVFLTGLEDGVFPHMRTLGEKSELEEERRLAYVGITRAQERLYLTRSAVRSAWGAPSFNPPSRFLDEVPAELIDWRRAQSSMAAAAPRRRVEPPSRRAATGASANVPSLSPGDKVTHDSFGLGTVLLVDGVGDKTKARIDFGADIGEKDFLVKYAPIEKL; from the coding sequence GTGTCGTCCTCCCGTACCGCATCGCCGCTCCTCGAAGGTCTGAACGCCCCGCAGCGCGAAGCCGTCACCCACGCCGGCAGCCCGCTGCTGATCGTCGCCGGGGCCGGCTCCGGAAAGACCAGGGTGCTCACCCACCGCATCGCCTACCTGCTCGCCGAACGCGGCGTGCGCCCGGGCGAGGTGCTGGCGATCACCTTCACCAACAAGGCCGCCGCCGAGATGAAGGAGCGCATCGAGGCGCTGCTGGGCGGGCGCGTGGCCAACGCCATGTGGGTCATGACGTTCCACTCGGCGTGCGTGCGGATCCTGCGCCGCGAGGCCGGGCGCCTGGGCTACCCCAGCAGCTTCACCATCTACGACGCCGCCGACTCCCGCCGGCTGATGCAGCTGGTGTGCAAGGAGCTGGACCTCGACCCCAAGCGGTTCCCGCCCAAGTCGTTCTCCGCGCAGGTCTCCAACCTGAAGAACGAGCTTGTCGACTACGACACCTTCAGCGAGCAGGCGCAGAGCGCCCAGGACAAGAAGCTCGCCGAGGCCTACACGCTCTACCAGCGGCGGCTGCACGAGGCCGGCGCCATGGACTTCGACGACCTGATCATGATCACGGTCAACCTGCTCCAGATGTTCCCCGAGGTCGCCGAGCACTACCGGCGCCGGTTCCGGCACGTCATGGTCGACGAGTACCAGGACACCAACCACGCCCAGTACGAACTCGTCCGGCTCCTCGTCGGCGAGGACACCCCCGGTGCCGCCGTGCCCGCCTCGGAGCTGTGCGTGGTCGGCGACGCCGACCAGTCCATCTACGCCTTCCGCGGCGCCACCATCCGCAACATCCTGGAGTTCGAGCGCGACTACCCCCAGGCCCGCACCATCCTGCTGGAGCAGAACTACCGCTCCACGCAGACCATCCTGTCCGCGGCCAACGCCGTCATCGAGCGCAATTCCGACCGCCCGCCCAAGAACCTGTGGTCGGAGCAGGGGCACGGCCCCGCGATCGTCGGCTACGTCGCCGACAACGAGCACGACGAGGCCGCGTTCGTCGTCCAGGAGATCGACCGGCTGACCGACGACGGCGCCTGCTCCCCCGGCCAGGTGGCGGTCTTCTACCGCACCAACGCCCAGTCGCGCGTGTTCGAGGACGTGTTCATCCGCACCGGCCTGCCCTACCGCATCGTCGGCGGCGTGCGCTTCTACGAGCGCAAGGAGATCCGCGACATCCTCGCCTACCTCCGGGTGATCGCCAACCCCGAGGACACCGTCAGCCTGCGCCGGATCCTCAACGTCCCCAAGCGGGGCATCGGCGACCGCGCCGAGGAGACCATCGAGCTGTTCGCGGCCCGCGAGCGCATCTCCTTCGCCCGCGCCCTGCGCCGGGCCGAGGACGCCGTGCCGGTGCTGGCCACCCGCTCCCTCAACGCCATCCGCGACTTCGTCGCGCTGCTGGACGAACTCCGCGAGATCGCCGAGGAGGGCTCGCCCGCCGAGATCGTCGAGGCGGTCCTGGAGCGCACCGGCTACCTGTCGGAACTGGCCAACTCCAAGGACATCCAGGACGAGAGCCGGGTGGAGAACCTGGAGGAGTTCGTCGAGGTCGCCCGCGAGTTCGAGAGCACCTTCACCGGCCCGCTCTACGCCGAGGACGAGGACGCCGACATCGCCCAGGCGGAGTCCGGCGAGGCGGCGCCCCCGGCGGAGCGCACCGGTGGCACCGGTGGCACCGAAGGAGCCCAGGACGGCGCGGGCGACGGCCCGCGGCCCGAGGCGCCCGAGCCGACCCTGGTCGACTTCCTGGAGCAGATCTCCCTGGTGGCCGACACCGACCAGATCCCCGACGCCGACGACAGCGGCGGCGTCGTGACGCTGATGACCCTGCACTCGGCCAAGGGTCTGGAGTTCCCCGTCGTCTTCCTCACCGGCCTGGAGGACGGCGTCTTCCCGCACATGCGGACCCTGGGCGAGAAGTCCGAACTGGAGGAGGAGCGCCGCCTGGCCTACGTCGGCATCACCCGCGCCCAGGAGCGGCTGTACCTCACCCGCTCGGCCGTGCGCAGCGCGTGGGGCGCACCGTCGTTCAACCCCCCGTCGCGCTTCCTGGACGAGGTCCCGGCCGAGCTGATCGACTGGCGCCGCGCGCAGTCGTCCATGGCCGCCGCAGCGCCGCGCCGCCGCGTCGAACCCCCCTCGCGCAGAGCCGCCACGGGGGCGAGCGCAAACGTGCCGTCGCTGTCCCCGGGCGACAAGGTCACCCACGACTCCTTCGGCCTGGGCACGGTGCTGCTGGTGGACGGCGTCGGCGACAAGACCAAGGCGCGCATCGACTTCGGCGCCGACATCGGCGAGAAGGACTTCCTGGTGAAGTACGCGCCGATCGAGAAGCTGTGA
- a CDS encoding aldo/keto reductase family oxidoreductase, translating to MTSLPTSLPGGTWSLGDLTVTRFGYGAMQLAGPGVMGPPADHDGAIAVLREAVDLGITHIDTSGAYGPRVTNRLIREALHPYPDSLRIATKVGAIRDEQGGWPPARTPEDVRRAVYEDLETLGLDVLDLVNLRLGDARGPQPGSPAEPLEALVELQRQGLIRHLGVSNATAEQVAEARAIAPIVCVQNMYNLAHRHDDKLIDELAADGVAYVPFFPLGGFTPLQSSALSAVAARLDAAPMSVALAWLLHRSPNILLIPGTSSVAHLRENAAGAGLTLSAEDLAELDAIG from the coding sequence ATGACCTCGCTCCCCACCTCGCTTCCCGGCGGCACCTGGTCCCTGGGCGACCTGACCGTCACCCGCTTCGGCTACGGCGCCATGCAGCTCGCCGGCCCCGGCGTCATGGGGCCGCCCGCCGACCACGACGGCGCGATCGCCGTGCTCCGCGAGGCCGTCGACCTCGGCATCACCCACATCGACACGAGCGGCGCCTACGGACCGCGCGTCACCAACCGGCTGATCCGGGAGGCCCTGCACCCCTACCCCGACTCGCTGCGCATCGCGACCAAGGTCGGCGCGATCCGCGACGAGCAGGGCGGCTGGCCGCCGGCCCGGACGCCCGAGGACGTGCGCCGCGCCGTATACGAGGACCTTGAAACCCTCGGGCTGGACGTACTCGACCTGGTCAACCTGCGGCTCGGCGACGCCCGGGGGCCCCAGCCCGGCTCGCCGGCCGAGCCGTTGGAGGCGCTGGTCGAGCTCCAGCGGCAGGGGCTGATCCGGCACCTGGGCGTGAGCAACGCGACGGCCGAGCAGGTCGCCGAGGCGCGGGCGATCGCGCCGATCGTCTGCGTGCAGAACATGTACAACCTCGCCCACCGCCACGACGACAAGCTGATCGACGAACTCGCCGCCGACGGCGTCGCCTATGTGCCCTTCTTCCCGCTGGGCGGGTTCACCCCACTCCAGTCCTCGGCGCTTTCGGCGGTGGCGGCCCGGCTGGACGCGGCACCGATGTCGGTGGCCCTGGCCTGGCTGCTGCACCGGTCGCCGAACATCCTGCTGATCCCCGGCACCTCGTCGGTTGCGCACCTGCGTGAGAACGCCGCCGGCGCGGGTCTCACGCTGTCGGCCGAGGACCTCGCCGAGCTTGACGCGATCGGCTGA
- a CDS encoding winged helix-turn-helix transcriptional regulator, whose amino-acid sequence MVTTTAAQRRARAKAEYNAFMAECPSRKLLDRISDKWVALVLAALGGDGLRREDADHVGGPRAMRYSELARLLAGVSQKMLTQTLRALERDGLVTRTATPTVPVTVSYELTDLGVSLYTTMRGLKVWAESHMDDVLANRAAHDARENEVDQ is encoded by the coding sequence ATGGTGACGACGACGGCGGCCCAGAGGAGGGCGCGGGCCAAGGCGGAGTACAACGCCTTCATGGCGGAGTGCCCCAGCCGCAAGCTGCTCGACCGGATCTCCGACAAGTGGGTCGCCCTGGTCCTGGCCGCCTTGGGCGGCGACGGCCTGCGCCGAGAGGACGCCGACCACGTCGGCGGTCCTCGGGCGATGCGCTACTCGGAGCTGGCCCGCCTGCTGGCCGGCGTCAGCCAGAAGATGCTCACGCAGACGCTGCGTGCGCTGGAGCGGGACGGCCTCGTCACCCGCACCGCGACGCCGACGGTCCCCGTCACGGTCTCCTACGAGCTGACCGACCTCGGGGTCTCGCTGTACACGACGATGCGCGGCCTCAAGGTCTGGGCCGAGAGCCACATGGACGACGTGCTCGCCAACCGAGCGGCGCATGACGCGCGCGAGAACGAGGTGGACCAGTAG